In a single window of the Silurus meridionalis isolate SWU-2019-XX chromosome 8, ASM1480568v1, whole genome shotgun sequence genome:
- the orc3 gene encoding origin recognition complex subunit 3 isoform X1, which produces MATTSVSKGCFVFKPGSKKRKRIAHEEDYFVDENGDCAYSKERFKTCQRLWEKIKTDTEILQDDLNKKILDSLLEFIKKCSLNFQSNVNDWASLMRANEIPTAALVLGVNVPDHDMTFQSLSDLLQKSVTPFAVSVQAKECATLKNLIQRLLVRLMGAAASVEDEEDFSISLPQKRLSCSMSALCQWYKTVAKKHNVESPGKKSSSGNSYSESPPVLVIFKDFEAFNSHVLQDFILICSRYIRELPLIFIFGIATSPSTIQHMLPHSVSSLLCIELFQSLSCTQHLATVIDKLILTSDFPFKLSGKVIQVLVSIFLYHDFSVRNFVKGMQLALLEHFYSEPLSVLCCAKKESLVYVQKLSHQDVEMVRQLPSFMRYVEAQDAQEQVQLLTNDEHVKVVCQRLLKDLRNYHKNYYPILYCLHTLTSSLPKYPLGKQIRELHISCLEKNVWEMNEYESAMQLLRLLAKDELVTTLRKCADILKPGKTKKMRSALQQLEDYIVKFEQLDSMSVEDLNEEELNSPGKDLQKKTDLFQLQKTLMEMKSTRRSKKMSPFEVLRNEALGVIDGLVRSHLTPPELQPLYEVCYYSSSGILRRHLNATPRTSIQTALSHPFYYLQNVSLKTDAGTVSNAAPDICIAYKLHLECGRLINLYDWLEAYATVASAADGKDPDSEEYGRVDELKHARFIQAVSELEFLGFVKSTKQKTDHVARLTWGGC; this is translated from the exons ATGGCGACTACTTCAGTATCAAAG GGATGCTTTGTCTTCAAGCCAGGttccaagaaaagaaaaagaattgcaCATGAAG AAGACTACTTTGTGGATGAAAATGGCGACTGTGCATACAGCAAGGAGCGCTTTAAGACTTGCCAAAGACTCTGGGAGAAGATTAAAACAGACACAGAG ATTTTGCAGGATGATTTGAATAAGAAAATATTGGATAGTCTTTTAGAATTCATCAAAAAATGTAGTTTAAACTTCCAGTCCAATGTCAATGACTGGGCGTCTCTTATGAGAGCTAACGAAATACCTACAGCTGCCCTGGTGCTTG GTGTAAATGTACCAGATCATGACATGACGTTTCAGAGCCTATCTGACCTCTTACAGAAGTCTGTAACCCCATTTGCTGTTTCTGTACAGGCCAAAGAATGTGCAA CTCTGAAGAATTTGATCCAGAGACTGTTAGTAAGATTGATGGGTGCTGCTGCATCAGTGGAAGATGAGGAAGACTTTAGTATATCTTTACCCCAAAAAAGGTTATCGTGCTCAATGAGTGCACTTTGTCAGTGGTATAAGACTGTTGCTAAG AAACACAATGTGGAGTCACCAGGAAAGAAATCCAGTTCAGGAAATTCTTATTCAGAGAGTCCACCAGTTTTGGTGATTTTCAAAGATTTTGAAGCTTTTAATTCACATGTTCTTCAGGACTTTATACTTATCTGCAg TCGGTACATCCGGGAGCTACCATTGATCTTCATCTTTGGCATTGCAACATCTCCCAGCACCATTCAGCACATGTTACCCCACTCTGTGTCCTCTCTGCTGTGCATTGAACTCTTTCAGTCACTCTCCTGTACCCAACACCTTGCAACTGTTATTGACAAG tTAATTTTGACGTCAGATTTTCCTTTCAAGCTCAGTGGTAAAGTTATTCAGGTGCTAGTGAGCATCTTCTTATACCATGACTTCTCAGTCCGCAATTTTGTAAAAGGCATGCAG TTGGCCCTATTGGAGCACTTCTACTCGGAGCCTCTCAGTGTGCTCTGCTGTGCGAAAAAGGAATCTCTGGTCTATGTACAGAAGTTGAGCCATCAAGATGTGGAGATGGTTCGGCAGCTTCCGTCTTTCATGAG ATATGTAGAGGCACAAGATGCACAGGAACAGGTCCAGCTCCTAACCAATGATGAACATGTAAAG GTGGTATGTCAGAGGTTACTGAAGGATCTTAGAAACTACCATAAGAATTACTATCCTATTCTCTACTGTCTGCACACACTAACCTCATCTCTGCCAAAGTATCCTCTGGGCAAACAA ATACGAGAGCTGCATATATCTTGTCTTGAGAAGAATGTATGGGAGATGAATGAATATGAATCTGCTATGCAGCTTTTGCG GTTACTTGCAAAGGATGAGCTTGTGACAACCTTGAGAAAATGTGCAGACATTCTTAAACCTGggaagacaaagaaaatgagaaGTGCATTGCAGCAGCTGGAGGACTACATTGTCAAATTTGAACAGTTGGACA GTATGTCTGTAGAGGATCTAAATGAAGAGGAACTTAATTCACCTGGCAAGGATCTTCAAAAGAAAACTGATCTCTTCCAACTTCAAAAA ACTCTTATGGAGATGAAAAGCACTAGAAGATCGAAGAAAATGAGTCCGTTTGAGGTGCTGAGAAATGAGGCACTTGGTGTTATTGATGGTCTTGTGAG gAGCCACCTGACACCACCAGAGTTGCAGCCACTATATGAAGTATGCTACTACAGCTCCTCAGGCATTCTGCGGCGCCACCTCAATGCAACTCCACGTACATCCATCCAGACTGCACTTAGCCACCCTTTCTACTACCTACAG AATGTAAGTCTGAAAACAGATGCAGGCACAGTTTCTAATGCAGCTCCAGACATCTGCATTGCCTACAAGCTCCATCTGGAATGTGGGAGGCTCATTAACTTGTATGACTGGTTGGAG GCGTATGCAACAGTGGCCTCAGCAGCGGATGGTAAAGACCCCGACTCTGAAGAGTATGGCAGAGTTGATGAACTCAAGCA TGCTCGTTTCATCCAAGCGGTGTCTGAGCTGGAGTTCCTGGGCTTTGTAAAATCAACAAAGCAGAAAACGGACCATGTGGCACGACTGACCTGGGGAGGTTGTTAA
- the orc3 gene encoding origin recognition complex subunit 3 isoform X3 produces MRANEIPTAALVLGVNVPDHDMTFQSLSDLLQKSVTPFAVSVQAKECATLKNLIQRLLVRLMGAAASVEDEEDFSISLPQKRLSCSMSALCQWYKTVAKKHNVESPGKKSSSGNSYSESPPVLVIFKDFEAFNSHVLQDFILICSRYIRELPLIFIFGIATSPSTIQHMLPHSVSSLLCIELFQSLSCTQHLATVIDKLILTSDFPFKLSGKVIQVLVSIFLYHDFSVRNFVKGMQLALLEHFYSEPLSVLCCAKKESLVYVQKLSHQDVEMVRQLPSFMRYVEAQDAQEQVQLLTNDEHVKVVCQRLLKDLRNYHKNYYPILYCLHTLTSSLPKYPLGKQIRELHISCLEKNVWEMNEYESAMQLLRLLAKDELVTTLRKCADILKPGKTKKMRSALQQLEDYIVKFEQLDSMSVEDLNEEELNSPGKDLQKKTDLFQLQKTLMEMKSTRRSKKMSPFEVLRNEALGVIDGLVRSHLTPPELQPLYEVCYYSSSGILRRHLNATPRTSIQTALSHPFYYLQNVSLKTDAGTVSNAAPDICIAYKLHLECGRLINLYDWLEAYATVASAADGKDPDSEEYGRVDELKHARFIQAVSELEFLGFVKSTKQKTDHVARLTWGGC; encoded by the exons ATGAGAGCTAACGAAATACCTACAGCTGCCCTGGTGCTTG GTGTAAATGTACCAGATCATGACATGACGTTTCAGAGCCTATCTGACCTCTTACAGAAGTCTGTAACCCCATTTGCTGTTTCTGTACAGGCCAAAGAATGTGCAA CTCTGAAGAATTTGATCCAGAGACTGTTAGTAAGATTGATGGGTGCTGCTGCATCAGTGGAAGATGAGGAAGACTTTAGTATATCTTTACCCCAAAAAAGGTTATCGTGCTCAATGAGTGCACTTTGTCAGTGGTATAAGACTGTTGCTAAG AAACACAATGTGGAGTCACCAGGAAAGAAATCCAGTTCAGGAAATTCTTATTCAGAGAGTCCACCAGTTTTGGTGATTTTCAAAGATTTTGAAGCTTTTAATTCACATGTTCTTCAGGACTTTATACTTATCTGCAg TCGGTACATCCGGGAGCTACCATTGATCTTCATCTTTGGCATTGCAACATCTCCCAGCACCATTCAGCACATGTTACCCCACTCTGTGTCCTCTCTGCTGTGCATTGAACTCTTTCAGTCACTCTCCTGTACCCAACACCTTGCAACTGTTATTGACAAG tTAATTTTGACGTCAGATTTTCCTTTCAAGCTCAGTGGTAAAGTTATTCAGGTGCTAGTGAGCATCTTCTTATACCATGACTTCTCAGTCCGCAATTTTGTAAAAGGCATGCAG TTGGCCCTATTGGAGCACTTCTACTCGGAGCCTCTCAGTGTGCTCTGCTGTGCGAAAAAGGAATCTCTGGTCTATGTACAGAAGTTGAGCCATCAAGATGTGGAGATGGTTCGGCAGCTTCCGTCTTTCATGAG ATATGTAGAGGCACAAGATGCACAGGAACAGGTCCAGCTCCTAACCAATGATGAACATGTAAAG GTGGTATGTCAGAGGTTACTGAAGGATCTTAGAAACTACCATAAGAATTACTATCCTATTCTCTACTGTCTGCACACACTAACCTCATCTCTGCCAAAGTATCCTCTGGGCAAACAA ATACGAGAGCTGCATATATCTTGTCTTGAGAAGAATGTATGGGAGATGAATGAATATGAATCTGCTATGCAGCTTTTGCG GTTACTTGCAAAGGATGAGCTTGTGACAACCTTGAGAAAATGTGCAGACATTCTTAAACCTGggaagacaaagaaaatgagaaGTGCATTGCAGCAGCTGGAGGACTACATTGTCAAATTTGAACAGTTGGACA GTATGTCTGTAGAGGATCTAAATGAAGAGGAACTTAATTCACCTGGCAAGGATCTTCAAAAGAAAACTGATCTCTTCCAACTTCAAAAA ACTCTTATGGAGATGAAAAGCACTAGAAGATCGAAGAAAATGAGTCCGTTTGAGGTGCTGAGAAATGAGGCACTTGGTGTTATTGATGGTCTTGTGAG gAGCCACCTGACACCACCAGAGTTGCAGCCACTATATGAAGTATGCTACTACAGCTCCTCAGGCATTCTGCGGCGCCACCTCAATGCAACTCCACGTACATCCATCCAGACTGCACTTAGCCACCCTTTCTACTACCTACAG AATGTAAGTCTGAAAACAGATGCAGGCACAGTTTCTAATGCAGCTCCAGACATCTGCATTGCCTACAAGCTCCATCTGGAATGTGGGAGGCTCATTAACTTGTATGACTGGTTGGAG GCGTATGCAACAGTGGCCTCAGCAGCGGATGGTAAAGACCCCGACTCTGAAGAGTATGGCAGAGTTGATGAACTCAAGCA TGCTCGTTTCATCCAAGCGGTGTCTGAGCTGGAGTTCCTGGGCTTTGTAAAATCAACAAAGCAGAAAACGGACCATGTGGCACGACTGACCTGGGGAGGTTGTTAA
- the LOC124390059 gene encoding akirin-2-like isoform X2, producing the protein MACGATLKRTMDFDPLLSPSSSKRRRCAPVSQSSAPRNYLRHEPSAFSQLSVSLTTEQILHNIKQEYKRMQKRKHLDGSFQQPEAGSSFMAQSHASLLSGSSFQETSSGAVSPTRREQPLFTLKQVGMLCERLLKEREEKVREEYEEIMTSKLAEQYDTFVKFTHDQLMRRFEEQPASYVS; encoded by the exons ATGGCGTGTGGAGCTACATTGAAGAGGACTATGGATTTCGACCCTTTGCTGAGTCCCAGCTCGTCGAAGAGGAGGAGATGCGCCCCGGTATCGCAGTCGTCAGCCCCGAGAAATTATCTGCGTCATGAGCCGAGTGCTTTTAGCCAGCTCTCAGTATCACTCACAACAG AGCAAATCCTTCATAACATAAAGCAAGAATATAAGCGTATGCAGAAGCGGAAGCATTTGGATGGAAGCTTTCAACAGCCTGAGGCTGGATCATCTTTCATGGCTCAGTCTCATGCATCACTCCTGAGTGGATCCAGTTTTCAAG AGACATCCTCTGGAGCTGTTTCACCCACAAGGAGAGAACAGCCACTGTTCACTTTAAAACAGGTTGGCATGCTATGTGAACGCCTTTTGAAGGAGCGTGAAGAAAAAGTCCGAGAAGAATATGAGGAGATAATGACTTCCAAGTTGGCAG AACAATACGACACCTTTGTGAAGTTCACACATGATCAGTTAATGCGGCGATTTGAGGAACAGCCTGCTAGCT ATGTCTCTTGA
- the orc3 gene encoding origin recognition complex subunit 3 isoform X2, with protein MATTSVSKGCFVFKPGSKKRKRIAHEDYFVDENGDCAYSKERFKTCQRLWEKIKTDTEILQDDLNKKILDSLLEFIKKCSLNFQSNVNDWASLMRANEIPTAALVLGVNVPDHDMTFQSLSDLLQKSVTPFAVSVQAKECATLKNLIQRLLVRLMGAAASVEDEEDFSISLPQKRLSCSMSALCQWYKTVAKKHNVESPGKKSSSGNSYSESPPVLVIFKDFEAFNSHVLQDFILICSRYIRELPLIFIFGIATSPSTIQHMLPHSVSSLLCIELFQSLSCTQHLATVIDKLILTSDFPFKLSGKVIQVLVSIFLYHDFSVRNFVKGMQLALLEHFYSEPLSVLCCAKKESLVYVQKLSHQDVEMVRQLPSFMRYVEAQDAQEQVQLLTNDEHVKVVCQRLLKDLRNYHKNYYPILYCLHTLTSSLPKYPLGKQIRELHISCLEKNVWEMNEYESAMQLLRLLAKDELVTTLRKCADILKPGKTKKMRSALQQLEDYIVKFEQLDSMSVEDLNEEELNSPGKDLQKKTDLFQLQKTLMEMKSTRRSKKMSPFEVLRNEALGVIDGLVRSHLTPPELQPLYEVCYYSSSGILRRHLNATPRTSIQTALSHPFYYLQNVSLKTDAGTVSNAAPDICIAYKLHLECGRLINLYDWLEAYATVASAADGKDPDSEEYGRVDELKHARFIQAVSELEFLGFVKSTKQKTDHVARLTWGGC; from the exons ATGGCGACTACTTCAGTATCAAAG GGATGCTTTGTCTTCAAGCCAGGttccaagaaaagaaaaagaattgcaCATGAAG ACTACTTTGTGGATGAAAATGGCGACTGTGCATACAGCAAGGAGCGCTTTAAGACTTGCCAAAGACTCTGGGAGAAGATTAAAACAGACACAGAG ATTTTGCAGGATGATTTGAATAAGAAAATATTGGATAGTCTTTTAGAATTCATCAAAAAATGTAGTTTAAACTTCCAGTCCAATGTCAATGACTGGGCGTCTCTTATGAGAGCTAACGAAATACCTACAGCTGCCCTGGTGCTTG GTGTAAATGTACCAGATCATGACATGACGTTTCAGAGCCTATCTGACCTCTTACAGAAGTCTGTAACCCCATTTGCTGTTTCTGTACAGGCCAAAGAATGTGCAA CTCTGAAGAATTTGATCCAGAGACTGTTAGTAAGATTGATGGGTGCTGCTGCATCAGTGGAAGATGAGGAAGACTTTAGTATATCTTTACCCCAAAAAAGGTTATCGTGCTCAATGAGTGCACTTTGTCAGTGGTATAAGACTGTTGCTAAG AAACACAATGTGGAGTCACCAGGAAAGAAATCCAGTTCAGGAAATTCTTATTCAGAGAGTCCACCAGTTTTGGTGATTTTCAAAGATTTTGAAGCTTTTAATTCACATGTTCTTCAGGACTTTATACTTATCTGCAg TCGGTACATCCGGGAGCTACCATTGATCTTCATCTTTGGCATTGCAACATCTCCCAGCACCATTCAGCACATGTTACCCCACTCTGTGTCCTCTCTGCTGTGCATTGAACTCTTTCAGTCACTCTCCTGTACCCAACACCTTGCAACTGTTATTGACAAG tTAATTTTGACGTCAGATTTTCCTTTCAAGCTCAGTGGTAAAGTTATTCAGGTGCTAGTGAGCATCTTCTTATACCATGACTTCTCAGTCCGCAATTTTGTAAAAGGCATGCAG TTGGCCCTATTGGAGCACTTCTACTCGGAGCCTCTCAGTGTGCTCTGCTGTGCGAAAAAGGAATCTCTGGTCTATGTACAGAAGTTGAGCCATCAAGATGTGGAGATGGTTCGGCAGCTTCCGTCTTTCATGAG ATATGTAGAGGCACAAGATGCACAGGAACAGGTCCAGCTCCTAACCAATGATGAACATGTAAAG GTGGTATGTCAGAGGTTACTGAAGGATCTTAGAAACTACCATAAGAATTACTATCCTATTCTCTACTGTCTGCACACACTAACCTCATCTCTGCCAAAGTATCCTCTGGGCAAACAA ATACGAGAGCTGCATATATCTTGTCTTGAGAAGAATGTATGGGAGATGAATGAATATGAATCTGCTATGCAGCTTTTGCG GTTACTTGCAAAGGATGAGCTTGTGACAACCTTGAGAAAATGTGCAGACATTCTTAAACCTGggaagacaaagaaaatgagaaGTGCATTGCAGCAGCTGGAGGACTACATTGTCAAATTTGAACAGTTGGACA GTATGTCTGTAGAGGATCTAAATGAAGAGGAACTTAATTCACCTGGCAAGGATCTTCAAAAGAAAACTGATCTCTTCCAACTTCAAAAA ACTCTTATGGAGATGAAAAGCACTAGAAGATCGAAGAAAATGAGTCCGTTTGAGGTGCTGAGAAATGAGGCACTTGGTGTTATTGATGGTCTTGTGAG gAGCCACCTGACACCACCAGAGTTGCAGCCACTATATGAAGTATGCTACTACAGCTCCTCAGGCATTCTGCGGCGCCACCTCAATGCAACTCCACGTACATCCATCCAGACTGCACTTAGCCACCCTTTCTACTACCTACAG AATGTAAGTCTGAAAACAGATGCAGGCACAGTTTCTAATGCAGCTCCAGACATCTGCATTGCCTACAAGCTCCATCTGGAATGTGGGAGGCTCATTAACTTGTATGACTGGTTGGAG GCGTATGCAACAGTGGCCTCAGCAGCGGATGGTAAAGACCCCGACTCTGAAGAGTATGGCAGAGTTGATGAACTCAAGCA TGCTCGTTTCATCCAAGCGGTGTCTGAGCTGGAGTTCCTGGGCTTTGTAAAATCAACAAAGCAGAAAACGGACCATGTGGCACGACTGACCTGGGGAGGTTGTTAA